The nucleotide sequence CTTCGCCATGACGTTCGTCAGTCCCGGATTCATCCAGACATCGAGTCATCGTCGTGTCTGGCCGATTTGCCTGATTCGCCACCATGCGAACAGCGCTTCATCCAAGTTTCGTGATACCCCGAGGTGCCAACGTGGATTACCCGAACCGCTTTGACGTGATCGTCATCGGCGGCGGTCATGCCGGTACGGAAGCCGCACTGGCGGCTGCCCGCATGGGCCGTCAGACCCTGCTGCTGACCCATAACATCGAGACCCTGGGGCAGATGTCCTGCAATCCCGCCATCGGTGGGATCGGCAAGAGCCATCTGGTCAAGGAGATCGATGCGTTGGGCGGTGCCATGGGCCTGGCAACCGACATGGCGGGTATCCAGTTCCGCACGCTGAATGCCCGCAAGGGCCCGGCGGTACGTGCCACTCGAGCACAGGCCGACCGGGCGCTGTACAAGGCGGCGATTCGCAACGTGCTGGAGAACCAGCCGAACCTGACGCTGTTCCAGCAGGGTGCGGAAGACCTGATCGTCGAAGGCGAGACCGTACGGGGTGTCGTCACTCAGACCGGCATTCGTTTCCACGCCACCACGGTGGTGCTGGCGACCGGGACCTTCCTCGGTGGCGTGATCCATATCGGTTTGGACCACCATGCCGGTGGACGTGCCGGGGATCCGCCCGCCAATGGCCTGGCGTCACGTCTGCGCGAGCTGCCATTCCGGGTTGATCGGCTCAAGACCGGTACCCCGCCGCGCATCGATGCCAAGAGCGTTGATTTCAGCAAGATGGAAGCTCAGCCGGGTGACGCACCGCGCCCGGTGATGTCCTACATGGGCAGTCGGGAAATGCATCCGGAGCAGGTCAACTGCTTCATCACGCATACCAACGAGCGCACTCACGAGATCATCTTCGCCAATCTCGATCGCTCGCCGATGTACTCCGGCGTCATCGATGGCATCGGGCCGCGTTACTGCCCGTCCATCGAGGACAAGGTGCATCGCTTCGCCGACAAGAACAGCCACCAGGTCTTCATCGAGCCGGAAGGCCTGAATACCCACGAGCTGTACCCCAATGGCATCTCCACCTCGCTGCCCTTCGATACGCAGCTCGAGGTGGTACGCTCGATTCGTGGCATGGAAAACGCGCACATCACGCGTCCCGGCTACGCCATCGAATACGATTTCTTCAATCCCCAGGATCTGCATCACTCCCTGGAGACGCGTTTCATCAAGAATCTGTACTTCGCTGGTCAGATCAACGGCACCACCGGCTATGAAGAAGCCGGTGCCCAGGGCCTGCTGGCAGGCGTCAACGCCGCCTTGCGCGCCACTGACGACGAGGCCTGGCATCCACTGCGCGACGAGGCCTACACCGGCGTGATGGTCGATGACCTGATCACCCTCGGCACTCGCGAGCCGTATCGCATGTTCACCTCACGTGCCGAATATCGTCTGCTGCTGCGCGAGGACAATGCGGATCTGCGTCTGACTGCCAAGGGCCGCGAACTCGGCTTGATCGATGACGCGCGCTGGGCGGCGTTCGAGCAGAAGCGCGAAGCGATCGAGCGCGAGACCGCTCGTCTGCAAAGCACCTGGCTGACGCCGAAGAGCCCGGAGCTGGCCCCGCTGAGCGACAAGCTCAGCTCACCGCTCAAGCGTGAAGCCAGTCTGATGGAGCTGCTCAAGCGTCCGGAGCTCGAGTATCCGGATGTGGCAGGCCTGAAAGGGGAAGGAGTCGACGACTGGCGCATCGCCGAGCAGGTGCAGATCACCGCCAAGTACGCGGGCTACATCCAGCGTCAGCAGGAAGAGATCGACCGCCTGCGTCGTCATGAGCACACCGAATTGCCGGCCAGTCTCGATTACGACTCCGTCGATGGCCTGTCCAACGAGATCAAGCAG is from Cobetia marina and encodes:
- the mnmG gene encoding tRNA uridine-5-carboxymethylaminomethyl(34) synthesis enzyme MnmG; the protein is MDYPNRFDVIVIGGGHAGTEAALAAARMGRQTLLLTHNIETLGQMSCNPAIGGIGKSHLVKEIDALGGAMGLATDMAGIQFRTLNARKGPAVRATRAQADRALYKAAIRNVLENQPNLTLFQQGAEDLIVEGETVRGVVTQTGIRFHATTVVLATGTFLGGVIHIGLDHHAGGRAGDPPANGLASRLRELPFRVDRLKTGTPPRIDAKSVDFSKMEAQPGDAPRPVMSYMGSREMHPEQVNCFITHTNERTHEIIFANLDRSPMYSGVIDGIGPRYCPSIEDKVHRFADKNSHQVFIEPEGLNTHELYPNGISTSLPFDTQLEVVRSIRGMENAHITRPGYAIEYDFFNPQDLHHSLETRFIKNLYFAGQINGTTGYEEAGAQGLLAGVNAALRATDDEAWHPLRDEAYTGVMVDDLITLGTREPYRMFTSRAEYRLLLREDNADLRLTAKGRELGLIDDARWAAFEQKREAIERETARLQSTWLTPKSPELAPLSDKLSSPLKREASLMELLKRPELEYPDVAGLKGEGVDDWRIAEQVQITAKYAGYIQRQQEEIDRLRRHEHTELPASLDYDSVDGLSNEIKQKLNEARPATLAQAGRISGVTPAAVSILLIHLKKRQLIKAETPADTDTADTGVAQ